A window of Micromonospora sp. WMMC415 genomic DNA:
CGAGCTCCTCGCCGTGGTCGGGGAGTCCGGGTGCGGCAAGTCCGTGCTCGCTCACGCGCTGCTGGGCCTGCTGCCCGGCAACGCCACCGTCACCGGCCACGCGCGCCTGCGCCCGCACACCGGAGACCCCGTCGACCTGACCGGCTGCGGTGAACGGCACCTCGCCCGTACGGTGCGCGGACGCGTCGTCGGTCTCGTACCGCAGAGCCCCGCCACCGCGCTCACCCCGGTCCGCACCGGACGGCGGCTGCTGGAGGAGACGCTGCGCGCGCACGGTCACACCCGCCGCGACGCGCCCGCCGCCGCCGCCCGGCTCGCCGCCGACGTCGGCCTGGACCCCGCCGACCTGAACCGCTATCCCCACGAACTGTCCGGCGGCATGGCCCAGCGCCTGGCCACCGCTCTCGCCCTCGCCCCCGACCCGGCGCTCCTGCTCGCCGACGAACCGACCACCGGCCTCGACCGTCCCCTGGCCGACCACACCCTGGAACTCCTGCGCCGCCGCTGCGACACCGGCGGCACCGTCCTGCTCATCACCCACGACCTCGCCGCCGCCCGCCGTGTCGCCGACACCGTCGCCGTCATGTACGCCAGCCGCATCGTCGAACACCGCCCCACCGGCGCCCTGTTCG
This region includes:
- a CDS encoding ABC transporter ATP-binding protein → MTTTAPLATTGTGTGRRPPLLEIDGLTVRFRLPDATVHAVTDLHLTLQPGELLAVVGESGCGKSVLAHALLGLLPGNATVTGHARLRPHTGDPVDLTGCGERHLARTVRGRVVGLVPQSPATALTPVRTGRRLLEETLRAHGHTRRDAPAAAARLAADVGLDPADLNRYPHELSGGMAQRLATALALAPDPALLLADEPTTGLDRPLADHTLELLRRRCDTGGTVLLITHDLAAARRVADTVAVMYASRIVEHRPTGALFDAPAHPYTAGLLDALPDRAFRPVPGHPPMLTALPDGCAFAPRCDRATDTCRSLPGLRADGSGRVACHHPVTA